The DNA sequence TTCTAGCCATTGGCACCGTCCCCTTTAAAAAGGGCTCCCAGACTGTTTTCCAGCTTTTCAAGGGCCTTGGCCCTGTGGCTGATCTGGCTTTTCTCTTCAGGGGGGAGTTCTGCCATGCTTTTATTTTTTTCAGTCACAAAGAAGATCGGATCATACCCAAATCCATGGCTGCCCCTTTTATCAGTCAGGATCCTGCCCTCACACGCTCCGGAGACTGTGTAAGCTTCCTTGCCTGGCACCGAAACAGCCAAGGCACAATAAAATCTGGCTGTCCTTTTTTCTTCCGGCACACCTTCTAGCTCTGCGAGCACCTTTTGCATATTTGCTTCATCACTTTTCGCTTCGCCGGCATACCTTGCGGAGTAGATGCCTGGACGGCCCTCAAGGGCATCGATCATAAGGCCGGAATCATCGGCAATGACGATTTTTCCAAAAGCTTTAGAGACAGCCTCTGCTTTTAGGACTGCATTTTCCTCAAACGTGCTTCCAGTCTCTTCAATATCCTCAAATTCAGGAAAGTCGAGAAGGGTTTTCACTTCATAGCCCAGCGGCTTGAACATCCTGCTGAATTCTTTCGCTTTCCCTGTATTTTTCGTTGCAATAATAACTTCCTGCACAGTTTTCATCTCCCTGGATTTACTTCCCGATCTGCGAGCTGATTTTTTCGCCGAGCACTTGCTTTTGAATATCAAACAGCCTGCCTACGCCTTCTTCCGCCGCTTTTAACAGCTCCGTCAGCTGGCTCG is a window from the Bacillus infantis NRRL B-14911 genome containing:
- a CDS encoding XTP/dITP diphosphatase, with amino-acid sequence MQEVIIATKNTGKAKEFSRMFKPLGYEVKTLLDFPEFEDIEETGSTFEENAVLKAEAVSKAFGKIVIADDSGLMIDALEGRPGIYSARYAGEAKSDEANMQKVLAELEGVPEEKRTARFYCALAVSVPGKEAYTVSGACEGRILTDKRGSHGFGYDPIFFVTEKNKSMAELPPEEKSQISHRAKALEKLENSLGALFKGDGANG